Proteins encoded together in one Musa acuminata AAA Group cultivar baxijiao chromosome BXJ3-6, Cavendish_Baxijiao_AAA, whole genome shotgun sequence window:
- the LOC135639570 gene encoding serine/threonine-protein phosphatase 5-like gives MATIVESANSNIDRAEEIKLSANEAFKANKFSQAIDLYSQAIELNGSNAVYWANRAFAHTKLEEYGSAVQDATKAIEIDPRYSKGYYRRGAAYLAMGKFKEALKDFQQVKKICPNDPDATKKLKECEKAVQKLRFEEAIAVHESEKRSIADSIDFHTIEVESQYIGARIEGEVVTLEFVKKMMDEFKNQRRLHKRYAYQIILQAREMLQAMPSLVDISVPNGHHFTVCGDVHGQFYDLLNIFELNGLPSEENPYLFNGDFVDRGSFSVEVILTLFAFKCMSPTAMYLSRGNHESKSMNKIYGFEGEVRSKLGEMFVELFAEVFCCLPLAHVINDKIFVVHGGLFSVDGVKLSDIQAIDRFCEPPEEGLMCELLWSDPQPQRGRGPSKRGVGLSFGEDVTKRFLQENNLDLVVRSHEVKDEGYEIEHNGKLITVFSAPNYCDQMGNKGAFIRFTAPDLKPDIVSFSAVPHPDVKPMAYASNFLQMFS, from the exons ATGGCTACCATTGTTGAATCAGCAAATTCAAACATTGACCGAGCAGAAGAAATTAAGCTTTCAGCTAATGAAGCATTCAAAG CCAAcaaattttcacaagccatagatctGTACAGTCAAGCTATTGAACTGAATGGAAGCAATGCTGTATATTGGGCaaatcgtgcatttgcacataccAAACTTGAAGAATATGGCAGTGCTGTGCAAGATGCCACAAAGGCCATTGAAATTGACCCTAGATACTCGAAG GGTTACTATAGGCGTGGTGCAGCGTATCTTGCTATGGGAAAATTCAAGGAAGCTTTGAAAGATTTTCAACAG GTGAAAAAAATTTGTCCAAACGATCCTGATGCTACTAAGAAGTTGAAGGAATGTGAAAAGGCTGTTCAGAAACTTCGTTTTGAAGAAGCCATTGCAGTACATGAATCAGAAAAGCGCTCAATTGCAGATTCTATAGATTTTCACACCATAG AGGTGGAATCACAATACATTGGTGCAagaatagaaggtgaagtggtaaCCTTGGagtttgtgaagaaaatgatggATGAATTCAAAAATCAAAGGCGCTTACATAAGAG GTATGCTTACCAGATCATCCTACAAGCTAGAGAGATGTTACAAGCGATGCCTTCTCTTGTTGATATCTCTGTTCCAAATGGACATCATTTTACAGTGTGTGGTGATGTGCATGGTCAG TTTTATGATCTATTAAATATTTTTGAGCTTAATGGGCTTCCTTCGGAGGAGAACCCTTACCTCTTCAATGGAGATTTTGTGGACAGAGGATCCTTTTCTGTTGAAGTTATTCTGACGCTGTTTGCGTTCAAGTGCATGTCTCCAACAG CAATGTATCTCTCAAGGGGAAATCATGAAAGTAAGAGCATGAACAAAATATATGGGTTTGAGGGAGAGGTCAGATCAAAATTGGGCGAGATGTTTGTTGAACTCTTTGCTGAAGTGTTCTGCTGCTTGCCTCTGGCACATGTTATAAATGACAAAATCTTTGTAGTTCATGGAGGTTTATTTAGTGTTGATGGTGTAAAGCTTTCGGACATTCAGGCAATTGATCGATTCTGTGAGCCCCCTGAGGAAG GTTTGATGTGCGAACTGCTTTGGAGTGACCCACAACCTCAACGAGGAAGAGGTCCCAGTAAGAGGGGAGTCGGACTTTCCTTTGGCGAAGATGTCACGAAGAGATTCTTACAAGAAAACAATCTTG ATCTTGTTGTTCGATCCCATGAAGTTAAGGATGAGGGTTATGAGATTGAACACAATGGAAAGCTTATTACTGTATTTTCTGCTCCAAATTATTGTGATCAG ATGGGTAACAAGGGTGCATTTATTCGTTTCACAGCCCCGGACCTGAAGCCAGACATTGTTTCTTTTTCAGCGGTG CCACATCCAGACGTGAAGCCTATGGCTTATGCCAGCAACTTCCTGCAAATGTTCTCATGA